In Candidatus Saccharimonadales bacterium, the sequence GGGCCTGACAAGCCTACTTGGGCTAACCATCAGCATATGGGTGCTCGCCGTTTTTGTGATACCCCGAATTATAGCCGGGTCTTCTCCGTATGCCGTTTGTATTGAGGCTGCATTTGTAATCACCATGATCTCGATCTACACCGCCCACGGGTTGAGTAAGCGAACGACGATCGCTTTGATAAGTTCCTGTATAACTCTTGGCGTGGTCATCGGCTTGGTCGCCCTCTCAACATACCTGGTCGGCACATCCGAGGTGGTCAACGAAGACGCAACCGGACTGGTGAGTGGCGCAAATTCAATCAGCCTCTCAGGCCTATTCACCGGAGCTATCATCATCGCTTCCCTCGGGGTCCTATACGACATAACGACCAGCCAGTCAGCTGCAGTCGACGAGATAAGAAAGGCTAATAGAAAACTCTCGAACTTAGAGTTGTATCACAAGGGTTTGTCAGTAGGGCGTGAGCATATAGCAGCACTCATTAATACGCTCGCGCTTGCCTACGTGGGCGTTGCCCTTCCCTCGATCCTCATAACCGTCATGTATAACAATGGTGCGCCGTTCGTCGTTGCTCTAAATGGCGAGCCCGTGGTCGAAGAGATCATCCGGACATTCGTAGCTTGCATGGGCACGCTTCTCGCCGTACCTATAACTACCGCCCTCGCAGCATATCTCCTCCCAAGATGGAGCCCGCACAAACAAAAACTCCTGAAAAACTGACGCGAGGCATTAATGGCGTATCGTTAGAAGCCCTTCGCCCCGTCTATGAGTCATTCTGTATTGTCTCGTGATTTTGGCCCAGTGCTTCAGGAGTGGTTAAATATAAGCAGCATGCAGCTCCTCTCAGCTAAAGACATACAAAAAAGCTACCGCAAAAATCATGTCCTGCGCGGTATTGATATTACTGTATCGGCAGGGACACTCGTTGCTATTGTCGGTGAAAACGGTTCGGGTAAGTCTACATTGCTGAAAGTATTAGCCGGTGAGCTTGCCTCGGACAGCGGTAGCGTACAGATAGAAGGTACTATCGGGTACTGCCCACAGCAGCCAGTTGTAAACGAAGCACTGACCGTGGGCGAACATTTGGGCTACTTCAAGGAAGCCTACCGATTGCCCAACACAGACTACGCAGACCACCTGCTTAACGTGCTGCATTTCAGCAAGTTTAAGGACGAACAGGTAGGCAACCTAAGCGGCGGCACCTGCCAAAAACTTAACCTGACTTTGGCGCTTATGCACCAGCCCTCGGTGCTGCTGCTTGACGAGCCATACCAAGGTTTTGACTGGGAAACCTATCTGCGTTTTTGGGATGTAGTTGAGGAGCTTAAGCGTAGCGGAAAAGCAATCGTCGTTATTTCGCACCTGATCTTTGAGCAAAAAAAGTTTGATCATATACTGCACCTGCATAACGGCCGTATTCGTGAGGTGCGAGCATGACGCAGTTCGGAGCAGCGGTCAGGTTCAGCCTCAAAGAACAGCTGACTAATCGTTTTGCGCTTGGACTGCTGGTATTATTTGTGCCCGTCTGGTACTGGCTGTTGGGTATTATTACACCTAGCAACGGAATACCCTTTAAGTTTGGCCCGACTGGCACACTCCTGCAGGTGAACGGTCACGAGCTTATATTACTTACTGCCGGTCTAAATGTCTTAGCCATGATTTTGGGCTTCATGTTTTTCCACTCGGCCCACAAGTCGTTGGTCTTTGATAAACGTTTGACGAGGGCCGGCCTGGGACGTGTGAGTTTCATAGTCGCTAAAGGGCTCGCGCTGTGTGTAGTGACCGCCGTGCTAGCACTGTACACGCTGGCAATACTTTTGGCCTTTTGGCACTTCCCAAACAACGTGTTTGAGGTTTGGTTGGGCTTCTGGCTCGTTTCACTGGTGTACGGCGCTTTCGGTCTACTACTCGGCATGCTGCTGAACAGCGAGTTGGCTGGCTTCTTTATCGTTATCATGGTCAGCCAAATCGACGTCTTTCTGCAGGTGCCGATTGGAAACCCCGTGGCTAACAAAGCATTCCTAAAGTTTTTCCCAAGCTACGGCGCTGAACAGCTCAGTACTGCAGGAGGCTTTACTCACGTATTTGCTAACAAAGAACTGCTGATGAGCCTTGCGTGGTTTGTTAGCTTTCTTTTGATAGCCTTAGCTATTTTTTACATACGAACGCGGTACAAAGGCAGCTTACGCACAGTGAGCCGTTAGGAAGCAAAAGAGGCCAATACGACCTCTAGTTTTTATGATACCCGCACTTGGTACATCGCAGTCGATAATATCAGAACATATTTTTGCTTAGCCATGCGACATGAAACGCAAAGCGCCTATCAGCACGAGGCTTTCAGCCACTACCCAGAGCGTGCTCGAGATGATCAGAGGCTTATCACGTATCTTGAGGCTGTAGGCCAACCATACTGCTGACGCGACAACATAACCGGTCCAGCTGATAGTAGATATGCTGGAAGCGTTGTGAGAAGACCATATTTTATAAATCTGAGGTATCGTTAGCAGCGGTTCTATAACAGCAATGAGAAGAAATATAGCGCTTAATGCTCTTGATCCACTTTGATGCTTTTTCGTGTGGTTCACTTAGTATTTATACTAGCACGCCCAAAAGGGCTAG encodes:
- a CDS encoding YibE/F family protein; this translates as MAVNIRVRSVNFSFRRKHLVSGSVILVLLVLSSLWLANISPYRTDANEQYFRAKVLSTHISRSPTFGMTETIEAQVVDGPHASNTTTVTRTVNYGDKSYVRMPVGSDILLGKEKGTANIYQYIERWHIPGVATIFTILLIVVLLVGWWRGLTSLLGLTISIWVLAVFVIPRIIAGSSPYAVCIEAAFVITMISIYTAHGLSKRTTIALISSCITLGVVIGLVALSTYLVGTSEVVNEDATGLVSGANSISLSGLFTGAIIIASLGVLYDITTSQSAAVDEIRKANRKLSNLELYHKGLSVGREHIAALINTLALAYVGVALPSILITVMYNNGAPFVVALNGEPVVEEIIRTFVACMGTLLAVPITTALAAYLLPRWSPHKQKLLKN
- a CDS encoding ABC transporter ATP-binding protein, producing MQLLSAKDIQKSYRKNHVLRGIDITVSAGTLVAIVGENGSGKSTLLKVLAGELASDSGSVQIEGTIGYCPQQPVVNEALTVGEHLGYFKEAYRLPNTDYADHLLNVLHFSKFKDEQVGNLSGGTCQKLNLTLALMHQPSVLLLDEPYQGFDWETYLRFWDVVEELKRSGKAIVVISHLIFEQKKFDHILHLHNGRIREVRA